The following coding sequences are from one Halorubrum sp. BOL3-1 window:
- a CDS encoding PLP-dependent cysteine synthase family protein yields the protein MDDDILSTLGSPLVRVDAPAGTTVAAKVESRNPGGSAKDRPALYMIEAAEEAGEIEPGDRIVEPTSGNTGIGLAMVGATRGYDVTLVVPEGKSVERRRLMRAYGATVELVDGDISDAKDRADELESEPNTIQLRQFENPANPRAHYETTGPEILEQVGDRTVDALVAGVGTGGTLSGIGRRLREAFPDVRIDAVEPADNAVLSGGEPENDGFQGMGPGFVAPNLDVDLIDEIHTVTIEDAEAECRRLAREEGILVGQSSGASNLAAKDVAAELRETGAFAGEKPLVVTVFWDSGERYLTAGTFDG from the coding sequence ATGGACGACGACATCCTGTCGACGCTCGGCTCGCCGCTCGTGCGGGTCGACGCGCCCGCGGGAACGACGGTGGCGGCGAAGGTCGAGTCTCGCAACCCGGGCGGCTCAGCCAAGGACCGCCCCGCCTTGTACATGATCGAGGCGGCCGAGGAGGCGGGCGAGATCGAGCCGGGCGACCGCATCGTCGAGCCGACGTCGGGGAACACCGGTATCGGACTCGCGATGGTCGGCGCCACGCGCGGCTACGACGTCACCCTCGTCGTCCCGGAGGGCAAGTCGGTCGAGCGCCGCCGCCTGATGAGGGCGTACGGCGCGACCGTCGAACTGGTCGACGGCGACATCTCCGACGCGAAAGACCGGGCCGACGAGCTCGAATCGGAGCCGAACACCATCCAACTCCGCCAGTTCGAGAACCCGGCTAACCCCCGCGCCCACTACGAGACGACGGGCCCGGAAATACTGGAGCAGGTGGGCGACCGCACCGTCGACGCGCTCGTCGCCGGCGTCGGCACCGGCGGCACCCTCTCGGGTATCGGACGGCGCCTACGCGAGGCGTTCCCAGACGTCCGGATCGACGCGGTCGAGCCGGCCGACAACGCTGTCCTCTCCGGCGGCGAACCCGAAAACGACGGCTTTCAGGGAATGGGACCGGGGTTCGTCGCGCCGAACCTCGACGTCGACCTGATCGACGAGATCCACACGGTCACCATCGAGGATGCCGAGGCCGAGTGCCGCAGGCTCGCCCGCGAGGAGGGAATTCTCGTCGGCCAGTCGTCGGGTGCCTCGAACCTCGCCGCGAAGGACGTCGCGGCCGAGCTCCGCGAGACCGGCGCGTTTGCGGGCGAGAAGCCGCTCGTCGTCACCGTCTTCTGGGACAGCGGCGAGCGCTACCTGACGGCGGGCACCTTCGACGGATGA